The genome window ATCTTCCTGAAAATGCGCCCGCTCGCGTTCGTGTCATTGTTCTATACGATGAGAATGGTAAGAACGGACCTTCAACGCTACGCCGAAAGGCTGGAAGCGCCGAAGGTCAATTGACGATTCCGGCCGATTTCGACGAGCCACTGGAAGACCTTGAGGAATACCAACCGTGACGGGGGACGCCGACATCAATTGTGTCCTCACCGACACAAACGCCTTTCTATATTTTATTAACAACGATTTGGTGCTGACCGCTGCCGCTGCGCGTGAAGTTTTGAATCGGCCGCCCGTATTCAAATGAGTTCGGTGAGCATTTGGGAGATCGCGATCAAGGTCAGCATTGGAAAGCGCCCTTTACCCGATTCATTTGGCAACTTTGTTCCGTATCACGTCGAGCAAAACGATATTCAGATCGTATCGCCCCGTCTTGAGGATTACAAGCAGGTAGCAAGTTTACCCTTCCATCACAAAGACCCCTTTGATCGCTTGATAATCGCTCAAGCCCTGATCGCCAAACTACCGGTGGTGAGTGCGGATAAGAACTTTGATCTCTACGGGATCAAGCGCATATGGTGAAACTATGAGCGAAAATCAGTTTGACGGAAAGGCCGCGATCGTTACCGGCGGCACGCGCGGGATCGGAAAGGCGATCGTGCTGGAACTAGCGCGGCGTGGGGCGAACGTCGCGTTCAACTATTCAAAGAGCGCGGATGAGGCTGAGGTCTTGAGGGCTGAGGTCGAGAAGCTCGGTGTGAAGGCTATCGCGGCCAAGTGTGATGTCGCGAATACCGAGGCGGCGGCGGAATTTGTCGGGCAGGTGGAAGAAGAGTTTGGGACGGTCGATTATCTCGTCAATAACGCGGGAATCACGCGACACGTTGATCCTGCGAATGAAAGAGGAAGATTGGGACGCCGTTATCGATACAAATCTCAAGGGCGCGTGGAATTTCTAAAGCCGTCCTGAGGCCGATGATGCGGAATGAGGGCGGCGGATCGATATTGAATATCACTTCGATCTCCGGCGTCGTCGGTATGCTCGGGCAATCGAATTACTCCGCGTCAAAGGCCGGCATGATCGGCCTGACAAAATCGCTTGCCAAAGAGGTCGCCAGCCGAAAGATAACCGTCAACGCCCTCGCTCTCGGCCTCATCGAGACCGACATGGCAGCCGAGATGAACGAGGAATACCGCGAAAAATACCTGACGATGATCCCGCTCGGGCGGCTCGGTAATGTGGAGGAAGTGGCTGCGATCGCCTGCTTTCTTTTGTCGCCTTCGGCGTCGTATATCACTGGCCAGGTAATTCAGGCCGACGGCGGCTTGGCAATGTGACGCCCCGCACGCGATGGCATTCACATATCAGCAAGAGGAACAGCCTCGCCCGGACGAGCCGGCCGATGAGGAATTTGTGGAGGCGTACCAGCCGACGCCGATCTACACGACGGTGCTGATCGTCGCGATCCTGGGCGTGGCAGCTGTTCAGTTCATTGCGGGCCTTGAGCCGTCGATCATGGCGGCGGGCTTTGATAAGCCGGCGTTTCTGATCGGCCATGAATACTGGCGGATCCTCACCGGCGCTACGGTCCACGGCGGCGTAATGCACGTCGCGATGAACTGTTACGCGTTCTATAGCTTTGGCAAGATCGTCGAGATGCTCTCGAATCGCGCCCACCTCGCCATCGTCTTCCTTTTGTCGGCTATCGGCGGCGGTATCCTGAGCCTCATTTTTGTTCCCGACGGACTATCGGTCGGCGCTTCGGGCGGCATTGTCGGGCTGGTCAGCTATCTGCTAGTCTATGCATTTCGCCGCCGGAGGTTCATCTCGGCGGAATTTCGAAAGAGCC of Chloracidobacterium sp. contains these proteins:
- a CDS encoding type II toxin-antitoxin system VapC family toxin, translated to MSSVSIWEIAIKVSIGKRPLPDSFGNFVPYHVEQNDIQIVSPRLEDYKQVASLPFHHKDPFDRLIIAQALIAKLPVVSADKNFDLYGIKRIW
- a CDS encoding rhomboid family intramembrane serine protease: MAFTYQQEEQPRPDEPADEEFVEAYQPTPIYTTVLIVAILGVAAVQFIAGLEPSIMAAGFDKPAFLIGHEYWRILTGATVHGGVMHVAMNCYAFYSFGKIVEMLSNRAHLAIVFLLSAIGGGILSLIFVPDGLSVGASGGIVGLVSYLLVYAFRRRRFISAEFRKSLLINIGFIVIFGLVLFQVIDNFGHIGGLITGAAYGIVQIPSDEYTDPREAGALVSMAGIVAMGIYLAGCLMSVLLILRVV
- a CDS encoding DUF2281 domain-containing protein yields the protein MLTAIERTGTTNANSQIVLDEDLPENAPARVRVIVLYDENGKNGPSTLRRKAGSAEGQLTIPADFDEPLEDLEEYQP